A stretch of the Ascaphus truei isolate aAscTru1 chromosome 4, aAscTru1.hap1, whole genome shotgun sequence genome encodes the following:
- the LOC142493143 gene encoding uncharacterized protein LOC142493143, giving the protein MELKEYKELEDKVILRIEKLDRETKLNKQIKFARDKKDYHENKQRNWKREQVTVPTDNVEGVINTAPPVIKTSKVSHKNSNSKHAQSKKNETKTDKKDTKDLKNPENSHTRYESFRSQTSEGDQTCRKYRERSPLWRSNEREDRDGESNKRFVPPFFRATQRSQALLRSQEREQERVARTQGVRKKKITSRRLRGKRGGTRKQKKNKCRQRLVKKQNIFNLSDHKLSDVETKVLEKGLTFAQVQGPNMFKTFIDVHKYVRKLTLKKYFIKDAVTRAVNMDTASTNAVKSPLTAFKKSSTFYPKMCKGKFIDTFADMVIGDLENLSQDFKCKKQNMTTNEKEAVKSLSNNHQIVIKPADKGGGIVVMNRDYYQEESQRILSDGETYQTLKNNPTKEYGIQLSEWLAKGYDTGIISKKELESLLIEQPKTPLFYFIPKIHKNPLKPPGRPIISGVGSLTSNLSQFVDHLLQKYVVEIPSHLKDTSHVLRTIEDLTWEEDLIWVTCDVVSLYTIIDHEKGLKAIEWVLNKDTNMESSVKIFIIEAIRYILTHNYFSHDGCYYLQTCGTAMGTRFAPSYANIFMGMWEENYILNHNPYGANLVLWKRYIDDVLCVWKGTKEDLEAFKEHLNTNDYNIQFTFSTSPQSINFLDLTLYTVNNEIHTKTYYKEVNANSYVLASSHHHPHWLKNIPKLQALRVKRNCSQLEVYKEQIEDVGNKFKDRKYNGKVVKNAIEQANNTERASLIHPVKKVAANANKVFLPFITQFNGMSREISKVFNKHWGILQRDPILQSILPDKPQIVYKKAQNLKSQLAPSCPKKHQGLGQTMCLKELKGYFPCKKCIGCSYGSKCKEFKSNVTGKSFEIRSFINCKSNFCIYLLECPCKLQYVGRTGRPLKRRFVEHVYNIKNGLETHSVSNHFKLHHNQSPEGLTCIGIDCPKVGIRGGDRLQRVSQQETFWIYTLKTLSPKGLNIDFDLASFL; this is encoded by the coding sequence ATGGAACTAAAGGAATATAAGGAACTAGAGGACAAAGTGATTTTAAGAATAGAAAAATTGGATAGAGAAACCAAATTGAATAAGCAAATTAAATTTGCAAGAGACAAAAAAGATTATCACGAAAATAAACAACGTAACTGGAAAAGAGAACAGGTGACAGTCCCAACAGATAATGTAGAAGGAGTAATTAATACAGCACCACCGGTAATTAAAACAAGTAAAGTGTCTCATAAAAACTCCAATTCTAAACATGCTCAAAGTAAGAAGAATGAGACAAAGACAGATAAAAAAGATACAAAAGATCTGAAGAACCCAGAAAACAGTCATACAAGATATGAATCATTTAGATCACAGACATCTGAGGGAGATCAAACTTGTAGAAAATATAGGGAGAGATCACCACTATGGAGATCAAATGAAAGAGAAGATAGAGATGGAGAAAGTAATAAAAGATTTGTTCCTCCTTTTTTTAGAGCAACGCAGAGGTCACAAGCCCTTTTacgaagccaggagagagagcaggagagagtggCAAGGACCCAGGGAGTTAGAAAGAAAAAGATCACGAGCAGACGtctcagaggaaagagaggaggaacaagaaaacagaaaaagaacaAATGCAGGCAGAGATTGGTAAAAAAACAGAATATCTTTAATCTTAGTGATCACAAACTTTCAGATGTTGAGACAAAAGTATTAGAAAAGGGACTCACTTTTGCTCAAGTCCAGGGACCTAAcatgtttaaaacatttattgatGTACATAAATATGTTAGGAAGTTAACACTAAAGAAGTATTTTATCAAAGATGCAGTCACTAGAGCTGTTAACATGGACACAGCAAGTACAAACGCAGTGAAGTCCCCATTGACTGCATTTAAGAAAAGTTCAACATTTTACCCTAAGATGTGTAAAGGGAAGTTTATAGACACCTTTGCGGACATGGTCATAGGAGACTTAGAAAACTTGAGCCAAGACttcaaatgtaaaaaacaaaatatgACCACAAATGAGAAGGAAGCAGTAAAATCATTATCAAATAATCATCAGATAGTGATCAAGCCAGCTGATAAAGGTGGTGGGATAGTAGTCATGAACAGGGACTACTATCAGGAAGAATCCCAACGAATATTAAGTGATGGGGAAACCTATCAAACACTTAAAAATAACCCCACAAAGGAATATGGTATTCAGTTATCTGAATGGCTGGCAAAAGGGTATGATACGGGTATTATCAGTAAAAAAGAGTTGGAGTCCTTATTGATAGAACAACCTAAAACACCACTCTTCTATTTTATCCCGAAGATCCACAAAAATCCCTTGAAacccccaggtagacctatcATCTCAGGGGTAGGGTCCCTAACATCCAACCTATCTCAATTTGTGGATCATCTATTACAGAAGTATGTGGTAGAAATACCATCACATCTCAAGGACACGTCGCATGTGTTACGAACCATTGAAGATCTAACATGGGAAGAAGATCTGATTTGGGTCACATGCGACGTGGTGTCCCTTTACACTATTATAGACCATGAAAAGGGTCTGAAGGCCATAGAGTGGGTTTTGAATAAAGATACCAACATGGAATCTTCAGTTAAAATATTCATTATAGAAGCCATCAGGTATATACTCACCCACAATTATTTCTCTCATGATGGCTGCTATTACCTCCAGACGTGTGGCACcgcgatgggtaccaggtttgcaccaagttatgctaacatttttatgggcatgtgggaagaaAATTACATCCTTAACCACAacccatatggtgcaaacctggtactctggaaacgctacatcgatgatgtgctatgCGTCTGGAAGGGCACTAAAGAAGATTTAGAGGCCTTCAAAGAACATCTTAATACAAACGACTATAATATACAATTCACGTTTAGTACTAGTCCACAGTCTATAAACTTCCTGGATCTAACCCTCTACACTGTTAATAATGAGATACACACAAAAACTTATTACAAAGAGGTGAATGCCAACTCCTATGTCTTGGCATCCAGCCACCACCATCCCCATTggttaaaaaatatcccaaaattacAAGCGCTTAGGGTAAAAAGAAACTGTTCACAATTGGAAGTGTATAAGGAACAAATTGAGGACGTGGGTAATAAGTTTAAAGATAGGAAATACAATGGGAAAGTTGTTAAAAATGCTATTGAGCAAGCTAACAACACAGAAAGGGCTTCCTTGATCCATCCGGTTAAAAAAGTAGCTGCTAATGCAAATAAAGTATTTCTCCCTTTCATCACACAATTTAACGGTATGTCTAGGGAGATATCCAAAGTGTTTAATAAACACTGGGGGATCCTACAAAGAGATCCTATTCTACAATCCATATTACCTGACAAACCGCAAATTGTGTATAAAAAAGCTCAAAACTTAAAATCCCAGCTGGCCCCTAGTTGCCCTAAGAAACATCAAGGATTGGGACAAACAATGTGTTTAAAAGAACTTAAAGGTTATTTTCCCTGTAAGAAGTGCATTGGTTGTAGTTATGGATCAAAATGTAAAGAATTCAAATCCAATGTAACCGGTAAAAGTTTTGAAATCCgttcatttattaattgcaaatcTAATTTCTGTATTTACCTTTTAGAATGTCCCTGTaaattacaatatgtgggcaggacgGGGAGACCACTGAAACGAAGATTTGTCGaacatgtgtacaatattaaaaatggtttggaAACACACAGTGTTTCCAACCATTTTAAATTGCACCATAATCAATCACCAGAGGGGCTCACATGTATCGGCATAGATTGCCCCAAGGTGGGTatcagagggggtgatagactaCAGAGGGTTTCACagcaagaaaccttctggatctatactctCAAGACCCTCTCCCCGAAAGGGTTAAACATCGATTTTGATTTAGCATCATTCCTTTGA